A region from the Vicia villosa cultivar HV-30 ecotype Madison, WI linkage group LG3, Vvil1.0, whole genome shotgun sequence genome encodes:
- the LOC131655019 gene encoding mulatexin-like, whose protein sequence is MKRFAVNEFSVVVVILLAIGSSRWCLADLDPPQCGIQAGGALCRDQLCCSAWGFCGSTDVYCGVGCQSQCTGLSPPPPSPPPPSPPPPPPSPPPPPPPSPPPPPPCPPPPQEQCGRQAGGAVCRDQLCCSAWGFCGSTPIYCGDGCQSQCTGSSPPIAPALLPPPFIRPPPPPRSSSDVTYLEMNKENFLDALI, encoded by the coding sequence atgaagagatttgCAGTCAATGAATTCTCAGTAGTAGTAGTGATACTACTTGCTATAGGATCATCAAGATGGTGTCTGGCAGATCTAGATCCGCCTCAATGCGGAATTCAAGCTGGTGGTGCATTGTGCCGTGATCAGTTATGTTGCAGTGCATGGGGTTTTTGTGGATCTACTGATGTCTACTGCGGCGTTGGGTGCCAGAGTCAATGTACCGGACTAAGCCCTCCACCACCTTCTCCTCCACCTCCATCTCCTCCTCCACCGCCTCCTTCTCCTCCACCGCCACCGCCTCCTTCACCTCCACCACCCCCTCCATGTCCTCCTCCACCACAAGAGCAATGCGGAAGACAGGCGGGTGGTGCAGTGTGTCGTGATCAATTATGTTGCAGTGCATGGGGGTTTTGTGGATCAACCCCAATCTACTGCGGTGATGGTTGCCAGAGCCAATGTACCGGAAGCAGCCCTCCTATTGCTCCTGCTCTACTACCACCTCCGTTTATtcgtcctcctcctcctcctcgttCTTCTTCTGATGTGACATACTTGGAGATGAATAAGGAGAATTTCTTAGATGCTCTAATATAA